Within Acaryochloris sp. CCMEE 5410, the genomic segment CGGAAGGCGATGTGCTGGTTGAGTCCGCTGAGCGAGTGGGTGGTGTGGCGTTATCGGTGGTTGGCTCAGTGATAGTTGACCGAGTGAAGACTTTGAGAGGGCTAGTCAGAACTTCAGCGACCTTCTTCACAGCCCGTTTCGCTTGTCGGGCGACCTGGACACTAAACCCTAAGCCTCTGGTGATGATGGGTGCAAGAGGCTTGCTGTCTTCTATCGGTTCACTCTCTGGTTCTGTTGAAGTGGAGTTAGCTCCATAATTTAAAAACTGGATTCGTAATGCCTCAATTCCTTCCCTGACCACTGCCCCTACTTTATGGATGGGAATGGCGAGTTGCTTGGAAATCGCTTTGAAGGTTTCTCCCTCTAAAAAGTGGAGACGGATGACTTCGGCCAGAGTGGAAGGAATTAGTGTGAGCAAATCACCCCAGCGCTGCTCCTGAATAGCAGTGGCAATCTCTAAGGGAATGGCCGACAGCATCTCTTGCATGTCGCTGACCACTTCTGTATCGGGGTCAGCAATCCGATCCACCAGTTCAGTCTGGTAACCCTGCTCAATAATATTCAGGGAGGAGGGTTGGTGAATTTGCAGCAGCGTCTCCACTCGTTTGACCTTGAGCTGGGTCCGTTCTGCAATCTCCTCTGTAGTGAGTGGCCCTCGTGTTGCTGGATAACTTGATTGATCTGCTTGAGTTGGTCTCGCGCACTTTGAGGGACACGGATGATGTTGTCCGCATACAAAGATTCATCCGACTGCATGGCCTTACGAACATGCCAATAGGCGAAGGTTTGCAGTCTGGCTCCTCCATCAATCGACCATCCCTCTATCGCGTCGGTCAAGCCAAGGACGCCTTGATTGAAAAGTACTTCATCATCGAGGAGCAGACGATGAGATTGCCCTTGGCGATAGACACCACCCACCTTGCAGATAAAAGCAAGGTTATGATTAATAAGCGTTTGGCGGGCTTTGATATCCCCAGACTGTGCGGCCAACAGTAGCCTTCGCTCTGTCACTTCGTCCAGTTCTGGATGCCTTACGATGGTCCGACGAATAGACGATGATATCCGCAACCCTTTATAGGAAAACAGTCGTGAATCTGCCATCGCTACGGATTCCCCCTAGCAAAACGAAGGGACAATTGGGGGTGACAAACATTGAGATAAGTGGATAGTGCTGGCAGACTTGAAGTCATCGGTCAGACCTCCTACAAGAGGGCGACTTGCAAATGGGAGAGGTGAAATAATTGGAACGTTAATCGTTAGGTTGCTGGATGTAGCTTGATTCATCCAGATCATCCAGATCTGGCACCTCTAGAATGTTGAAGTTAAGCTTTGAAACATCCTGATACGCTGAATTCACACCAAAAGATTGAAGCTGCTCCCAGGCCATAGGGAAGCGTTCCGAGAATCCTTTGAGCATCCCATGACCGTAGTAGGCTTCATCGGCTTGGTCTAACGGTGCGCCCACGTCCCAAAATGGTTCACCATCAACTCCCCAGACCATAAAGCCATTTCTACCAATCGGAGTATAGGAACCATGACCCTGCAAGAATTCGACGATGATATGCTGGCCTACTTTCGCACATCGATCTGGAGATAATGTTCCTATTTCAATGTTTGGACACTCATACCAACCCGCCCAATACTCGCTGTCATCTTCAACTCTTACCCACAGATAAATGTTGACCGCCCTTCGATATTCGGGGTTAGGGGCATTGTTGTTCCACCACTGGCAGATATGTTGTAGACCAGGGCAATGCTCGTATTGCTTCTCTCCAAACCAGAATTCTTCTTGACTGTCAGCGATAGTTTTAGCTCGTGAAATTGCCTCTTTTAGGACATGGGCAGGCATTTCAATACAAGCATCTGAAGCAAATTCTTCTAGATGAGTCTTGAAGGTTGCGACTGGCTCAGTATCTCTGAGATACACGGCATTCTCAAACTCTTCAAGCCCTAGATCTGACCAGGCGCAGGACCGGATTTGGTTCGATTGGCGAATGATGACTCTATCGTCCAGGTAGCCGATCTGGTAAGACGGATCA encodes:
- a CDS encoding sigma-70 family RNA polymerase sigma factor, whose protein sequence is MADSRLFSYKGLRISSSIRRTIVRHPELDEVTERRLLLAAQSGDIKARQTLINHNLAFICKVGGVYRQGQSHRLLLDDEVLFNQGVLGLTDAIEGWSIDGGARLQTFAYWHVRKAMQSDESLYADNIIRVPQSARDQLKQINQVIQQHEGHSLQRRLQNGPSSRSNEWRRCCKFTNPPP